In Mycolicibacterium alvei, a single window of DNA contains:
- a CDS encoding DNA-3-methyladenine glycosylase I, with protein MTDDGRIRCGWAVASSSAAAADTLYRDYHDTEWGRPLRDSAALFERISLEAFQSGLSWLTILRKRENFRAAFDGFDANAVAKYTDDDVERLMADAGIVRNRAKIVATIANARAVTELDVDLSELLWSFAPPARARPADLEQVPAVTPESTAMAKELKRRGFKFVGPTTAYALMQATGMVDDHIVSCWVPVVDRK; from the coding sequence ATGACCGACGACGGCCGCATCCGGTGTGGCTGGGCGGTCGCCTCCAGTAGCGCAGCCGCGGCTGACACGCTGTACCGCGACTATCACGACACCGAGTGGGGCCGGCCGCTGCGGGATTCCGCTGCGTTGTTCGAGCGGATCAGCCTGGAGGCCTTCCAGAGCGGGTTGAGCTGGCTGACGATTCTGCGCAAGCGGGAGAACTTCCGGGCCGCGTTCGACGGTTTCGACGCGAACGCCGTCGCGAAGTACACCGACGACGACGTCGAGCGGTTGATGGCCGACGCGGGCATCGTGCGGAACCGGGCCAAGATCGTCGCGACCATCGCCAATGCGAGGGCGGTCACCGAACTCGACGTCGATCTGAGCGAGCTGCTGTGGTCATTCGCTCCGCCGGCCCGGGCGCGGCCCGCTGACCTGGAGCAAGTGCCTGCCGTGACCCCGGAATCCACCGCGATGGCCAAGGAACTCAAGCGCCGGGGCTTCAAATTCGTCGGCCCGACCACGGCATATGCGTTGATGCAGGCCACCGGGATGGTGGACGACCACATCGTGTCGTGCTGGGTTCCGGTGGTCGATCGAAAGTGA
- a CDS encoding anti-sigma factor antagonist (This anti-anti-sigma factor, or anti-sigma factor antagonist, belongs to a family that includes characterized members SpoIIAA, RsbV, RsfA, and RsfB.): protein MLDFIVESTQQDHELHWTARTAPEGLIVQVSGQVDAHNESVWQRMLSESAAAVGESSMLIVDAGSLEFMSCGALVALAKQSVDSRQHGVTVRLVIRQPSIRRIITECGMDDTVSAHPDVDSALNCHCPP, encoded by the coding sequence ATGCTCGATTTCATCGTGGAATCGACCCAGCAGGATCACGAGCTGCACTGGACGGCTCGCACCGCACCCGAAGGCCTCATCGTTCAGGTCTCCGGACAGGTCGACGCGCACAACGAATCCGTCTGGCAGCGCATGCTCAGCGAGTCGGCCGCCGCCGTTGGTGAATCCTCGATGCTCATCGTCGACGCCGGATCCCTGGAATTCATGAGCTGTGGCGCACTGGTCGCGCTGGCCAAACAGAGCGTCGACAGTCGCCAGCACGGTGTCACGGTGCGTCTGGTCATTCGTCAGCCGAGCATCCGGCGAATCATCACCGAATGCGGCATGGACGACACGGTGTCGGCCCATCCAGACGTCGATTCGGCATTGAATTGCCACTGCCCACCATAG
- the fadD6 gene encoding long-chain-acyl-CoA synthetase FadD6 — protein sequence MTDQKSGTRSSVGLLDLASQVPGLLLDAPVIARGVLTGMMARPTAKTSIGKVFQERAAQYADRVFLKFGDERITYREANETVNRYAAVLAAKGVGHGDVVGVMLRNSTDAVLLMLAIVKCGAVAGMLNYHQRGKVLAHSFGLLGATAVVAESDLIEPVIECGAEVNGLITVEELRRLAATAPISNPASASAVLAKDKAFYIFTSGTTGMPKASVMTHYRWLRALAGFGGLGLRLRSDDTLYCCLPLYHNNALTVSVGSALNSGAALALGKSFSASRFWDEVIAYDATAFAYIGEICGYLLNQPPKPTDRAHKVRVIVGNGLRPAIWDEFTQRFGIQRVCEFYAASEGNTAFVNVFNVSKSTGICPSPVAFVEFDADSGEPTRGADGRLRKVKRGEPGLMLSKINALQPFDGYTDKAASEKKLVRDAFKEGDVWFNTGDLMRSQGLGHAAFADRLGDTFRWKGENVATTEVEAALAGHPAVDECTVFGVEVPGAGGRAGMAALQLKAGHEFDGNEVADAFHAHLPPYAVPLFVRVVSELAHTSTFKSQKVDLRKQGYGSDIKDPLYVLAGREEGYVPFYPEYPDEVTAGKRPK from the coding sequence ATGACCGACCAGAAATCGGGCACCAGGAGCAGCGTCGGCCTACTCGACCTGGCCAGCCAGGTACCCGGTCTGCTGCTGGATGCGCCGGTCATCGCACGGGGTGTGCTCACCGGAATGATGGCTCGTCCGACCGCCAAGACCTCGATCGGCAAGGTGTTCCAGGAGCGGGCCGCCCAGTATGCCGACCGGGTATTCCTCAAGTTCGGCGACGAACGCATCACCTACCGCGAGGCCAACGAGACCGTCAACCGGTATGCGGCCGTCTTGGCCGCGAAGGGCGTCGGGCACGGCGACGTGGTCGGCGTGATGCTGCGTAACTCGACCGACGCGGTGTTGTTGATGCTCGCGATCGTCAAGTGCGGCGCCGTGGCCGGCATGCTCAACTACCACCAGCGCGGCAAGGTGCTGGCGCACAGTTTCGGATTGCTCGGCGCCACTGCCGTGGTGGCCGAGTCCGACCTGATCGAGCCCGTCATCGAGTGCGGAGCCGAGGTCAACGGGCTGATCACGGTCGAGGAACTGCGACGGTTGGCGGCCACCGCGCCCATTTCGAACCCCGCCAGTGCGTCGGCCGTCCTGGCCAAGGACAAGGCGTTCTACATCTTCACCTCGGGCACCACCGGTATGCCCAAGGCCAGTGTGATGACGCACTACCGCTGGTTGCGGGCCCTGGCCGGGTTCGGGGGCCTCGGGCTGCGGTTGCGCAGCGACGACACCCTGTACTGCTGCCTGCCGCTTTACCACAACAACGCCCTGACCGTCTCGGTCGGTTCGGCGCTGAACTCGGGCGCGGCGCTGGCCCTTGGCAAGTCGTTCTCGGCGTCGCGGTTCTGGGACGAGGTCATCGCCTACGACGCGACCGCGTTCGCCTACATCGGCGAGATCTGCGGCTACCTGCTCAACCAGCCGCCCAAGCCGACCGACCGCGCCCACAAGGTCCGCGTCATCGTCGGCAACGGGCTGCGACCGGCCATCTGGGACGAGTTCACCCAGCGATTCGGCATCCAGCGGGTGTGCGAGTTCTACGCCGCCAGCGAGGGCAACACCGCCTTCGTCAACGTTTTCAACGTCTCGAAATCCACCGGCATCTGCCCGAGCCCGGTCGCCTTCGTCGAGTTCGACGCCGACAGTGGCGAGCCGACTCGTGGAGCCGACGGCCGGCTGCGCAAGGTCAAGCGCGGCGAGCCCGGCCTGATGCTGTCCAAGATCAACGCACTGCAGCCGTTCGACGGTTACACCGACAAGGCCGCCAGCGAGAAGAAGCTGGTCCGCGACGCCTTCAAGGAAGGTGACGTCTGGTTCAACACCGGCGACCTGATGCGCTCGCAGGGGCTGGGCCACGCCGCGTTCGCGGACCGGCTCGGTGACACCTTCCGGTGGAAAGGCGAGAACGTGGCCACCACCGAGGTCGAGGCCGCGCTCGCCGGGCACCCGGCCGTCGACGAGTGCACCGTGTTCGGGGTGGAGGTGCCCGGTGCGGGCGGCCGCGCCGGCATGGCGGCCCTGCAGCTCAAGGCCGGCCACGAGTTCGACGGCAACGAGGTCGCCGACGCGTTCCACGCGCACCTGCCGCCCTATGCCGTGCCGCTGTTCGTCCGCGTCGTCTCCGAACTGGCGCACACCTCGACGTTCAAGAGCCAGAAGGTCGACCTGCGCAAACAGGGCTACGGATCGGATATCAAGGATCCGCTGTACGTGTTGGCCGGCCGTGAGGAGGGCTACGTGCCCTTCTACCCCGAATACCCCGACGAAGTGACGGCCGGTAAGCGGCCCAAGTAA
- a CDS encoding ATP-binding protein encodes MAVDWVIAPRDRVLDGLEVGLHERCGAALLGPAGVGKTSLARTAAEHLAPDFRRVLWITGTESAAAVPFAAVAHLIDVPSTGKTADVMRAARDELGSGLLVIVDDAHLLDRLSAALVYQLAVSGAAKLIVTASAGAPDDIASLWGDRLVNRVEMSPPGHDDARLADQVDTFLADLPDDVAVVLRQLAVHDPLPLADLIALTGTDAVQAAQHSGVVRIDGELVHGVHPLFLSAMRATIGGPGLRRLRNTVVERLSTAPRPGVVDRLQVAVLALDSDVSLPVDELVGAAGEALRLGDLELSERLARAATASSAGFTGLLTLAYALAWQGRGREADAVLGQIDPSGLPEDQLMAWALPQAANQFWMLSEPERATAFLKATRQRVSTPRAQTTLDALAATFAMNAGAPQRALGLALEVLASPAADDTAVGWAGSTAALSCARLGAFDRVDAMAQRAVAAGHPGLLRFTSGFGQTTALLMTGRLDRAEEVAQRITDFTQLLQPGRAVGEVLIADVALVRGQFDEAITLLRKATAALAPTGYSWGPLAWMLLAQALGQRGMPVEAGKALSRAESRHGLKSMLFAPELALARAWTCFARKDSVGAVTAAREAAKAAERGEQSAVMLRAVHDGVRLGDTRAVDALARVNLDCMFGQLTADHARALTAGDRAALRDVSARYRDVGMLAAAGDAARQAGE; translated from the coding sequence ATGGCTGTCGACTGGGTGATCGCACCGCGTGACCGCGTGCTCGACGGCCTGGAGGTCGGCCTGCACGAGCGTTGCGGCGCCGCACTACTGGGCCCCGCCGGGGTCGGCAAGACCTCACTGGCCCGGACCGCGGCCGAACACCTTGCACCGGATTTCCGTCGCGTTCTGTGGATCACCGGCACCGAGTCGGCTGCGGCAGTCCCCTTTGCCGCGGTCGCGCACCTGATCGACGTCCCGTCGACAGGTAAGACCGCCGATGTGATGCGCGCGGCACGTGACGAGCTCGGATCCGGGTTGTTGGTGATCGTCGACGACGCTCACCTGCTGGACCGGTTATCGGCGGCGCTCGTATACCAACTCGCCGTGAGCGGCGCGGCCAAACTCATCGTGACCGCATCCGCGGGGGCGCCCGATGACATCGCGTCGTTGTGGGGTGACCGGCTGGTGAACCGTGTCGAGATGTCACCGCCGGGCCACGACGACGCCCGGTTGGCCGATCAGGTCGACACGTTTCTCGCCGACCTGCCCGACGACGTGGCCGTGGTCTTGCGACAGCTGGCCGTACACGATCCGCTGCCACTGGCCGATCTGATCGCACTGACCGGCACCGATGCCGTTCAGGCGGCACAACACAGCGGTGTGGTTCGTATCGACGGCGAACTGGTGCACGGTGTGCATCCACTGTTCCTGAGCGCCATGCGGGCCACCATCGGCGGGCCCGGCCTGCGCCGGTTGCGCAACACCGTGGTCGAGCGGTTGTCGACGGCGCCGAGACCCGGTGTGGTGGACCGGTTGCAGGTGGCGGTGCTGGCCCTCGACAGCGACGTGTCGCTGCCGGTTGACGAACTCGTCGGCGCGGCCGGCGAGGCACTGCGGTTGGGTGACCTGGAATTGAGCGAACGGCTCGCACGGGCCGCGACAGCATCCAGCGCCGGCTTCACCGGCCTGCTGACGTTGGCGTACGCGTTGGCCTGGCAGGGCCGCGGCCGTGAGGCCGATGCCGTGTTGGGACAGATCGACCCATCCGGCCTGCCGGAGGACCAACTGATGGCGTGGGCGCTACCGCAGGCGGCCAATCAGTTCTGGATGCTGTCAGAACCCGAACGCGCCACGGCGTTCCTGAAGGCCACCCGCCAACGGGTATCGACGCCGAGGGCACAGACCACACTCGATGCGCTGGCAGCCACCTTTGCGATGAATGCCGGTGCGCCACAACGAGCTTTGGGACTGGCACTGGAGGTGCTGGCCTCCCCCGCGGCCGATGACACCGCGGTCGGATGGGCGGGGTCGACGGCGGCGCTGAGCTGTGCGCGCCTCGGCGCCTTCGATCGGGTGGACGCGATGGCGCAGCGGGCGGTCGCGGCGGGACATCCCGGCCTGTTGCGGTTCACCAGCGGGTTCGGCCAGACCACGGCGCTACTGATGACGGGCCGACTGGACCGGGCCGAGGAGGTGGCCCAGCGAATAACCGATTTCACCCAACTGCTGCAGCCCGGCCGCGCCGTCGGCGAGGTGTTGATAGCTGACGTCGCACTGGTGCGCGGTCAGTTCGATGAGGCGATTACCCTGTTACGCAAGGCAACTGCGGCATTGGCACCGACCGGGTACTCCTGGGGCCCGCTGGCCTGGATGTTGTTGGCCCAGGCACTCGGGCAGCGGGGCATGCCGGTCGAGGCCGGAAAAGCATTGTCGCGTGCGGAATCCCGGCACGGTCTCAAGTCGATGCTGTTCGCGCCGGAGCTGGCCCTGGCCCGGGCCTGGACGTGCTTTGCCCGTAAGGACTCGGTAGGCGCGGTGACCGCGGCCCGCGAGGCCGCCAAAGCCGCCGAGCGCGGCGAACAATCGGCAGTGATGCTTCGCGCCGTGCACGACGGCGTCCGGTTGGGTGATACCCGCGCCGTCGATGCGCTCGCCAGGGTGAATCTGGACTGCATGTTCGGGCAGCTGACGGCCGACCATGCCCGTGCCTTGACGGCCGGGGACCGTGCGGCGTTGCGGGACGTGTCGGCTCGGTACCGCGACGTCGGGATGCTCGCGGCGGCCGGCGATGCCGCACGCCAGGCGGGTGAATAA
- a CDS encoding LOG family protein: MSGETDREFAVCVYCASGPTHPELLALASEVGVAIAKRGWTLVSGGGNVSAMGALARAARSSNGRTVGVIPKALVHRELADVDAAELVVTDTMRERKKEMEDRSDAFIALPGGIGTLEEFFEAWTAGYLGMHEKPVVLLDPFGHFDGLLAWLRGLVASGYVSEAALDRLVVVDEVAAALEACEPVT; this comes from the coding sequence GTGTCCGGTGAAACTGACCGCGAGTTTGCGGTGTGTGTCTATTGCGCGTCGGGTCCCACCCACCCCGAGTTGCTGGCGTTGGCCAGTGAGGTGGGAGTGGCGATCGCCAAGCGTGGATGGACATTGGTCTCCGGCGGCGGCAATGTCTCGGCCATGGGTGCGCTCGCCCGGGCGGCGCGCTCCAGCAACGGTCGCACGGTCGGCGTGATCCCCAAGGCTCTGGTGCACCGCGAACTCGCCGACGTGGACGCCGCCGAACTGGTGGTCACCGACACCATGCGGGAACGCAAGAAGGAGATGGAGGACCGCTCCGACGCGTTCATCGCGCTGCCCGGCGGCATCGGCACGCTGGAGGAGTTCTTCGAGGCCTGGACGGCGGGCTACCTCGGGATGCACGAGAAGCCGGTGGTGCTGCTCGACCCGTTCGGTCATTTCGACGGCCTGCTGGCCTGGCTGCGCGGGCTCGTCGCCTCCGGTTACGTCAGCGAGGCGGCCCTGGATCGGTTGGTCGTCGTCGACGAGGTCGCCGCCGCGCTCGAGGCGTGCGAACCGGTGACCTAG
- a CDS encoding DivIVA domain-containing protein — protein sequence MTLILLYLVVLVLVATVLFGLGSVIFGRGETLPPLPKGTTATVLPASGVTGADVDALKFAQVVRGYKTSEVDWVLDRLGRELDSVRGELAAVRAAYGVPDDVEVEDEVSATAGEVRTPEEP from the coding sequence GTGACACTGATACTGCTGTACCTGGTGGTGCTGGTTCTGGTGGCCACGGTGCTGTTCGGTCTGGGTAGCGTCATCTTCGGCCGAGGCGAGACACTGCCGCCGCTTCCCAAGGGCACCACCGCCACGGTGCTGCCCGCGTCGGGCGTCACCGGTGCGGATGTCGACGCGCTCAAGTTCGCCCAGGTGGTACGGGGCTACAAGACCAGCGAGGTGGACTGGGTGCTGGACCGGCTGGGTCGCGAACTCGACTCGGTCCGCGGGGAGCTGGCCGCAGTGCGCGCGGCCTACGGTGTGCCGGACGACGTCGAGGTCGAGGACGAGGTGTCGGCCACCGCAGGGGAAGTCCGCACGCCGGAGGAGCCATGA
- a CDS encoding type VII secretion target, producing the protein MNQLVADTGAITGLQGIVDGVSGDINSFKSSFAGPSDLSSSHGVIGFPMQNAFTGASSAREGALGATQVAAGRMAELLGKASQAYARGDTAGGEQLKAQADALGGTSSSASSAGGAGGAGQMMGQLGQMAGQMAQSITQPLQGLTQAMTQVPQQVMQGVQGIVEAATQAAGGGADAAAMMADTGGAGAEEAILAADVEGGEDGPDGDKDGDGDKDDAEAEAGIQSASAGTTPESGHGAGQVPTQIHNVNPRRL; encoded by the coding sequence ATGAATCAGCTCGTCGCCGACACCGGCGCGATCACCGGCCTGCAAGGCATCGTCGACGGAGTCAGCGGTGACATCAACAGCTTCAAGAGTTCGTTCGCCGGCCCATCCGACCTCAGCTCCAGCCACGGCGTGATCGGATTCCCGATGCAGAACGCGTTCACCGGTGCGTCGTCCGCCCGTGAGGGCGCTCTGGGCGCCACCCAGGTTGCCGCAGGCAGGATGGCCGAATTGCTCGGCAAGGCCTCCCAGGCGTATGCGCGCGGGGACACGGCTGGTGGCGAGCAGCTCAAGGCCCAGGCCGACGCGCTCGGTGGAACCAGCTCCTCGGCGTCGTCGGCGGGCGGTGCCGGTGGTGCCGGCCAGATGATGGGCCAGCTCGGCCAGATGGCCGGGCAGATGGCGCAGTCGATCACCCAGCCGTTGCAGGGTCTCACCCAGGCCATGACTCAGGTGCCGCAGCAGGTCATGCAGGGTGTGCAGGGCATCGTCGAAGCCGCCACCCAGGCGGCCGGAGGCGGCGCCGACGCGGCCGCCATGATGGCTGACACCGGTGGCGCGGGGGCCGAGGAGGCCATCCTGGCCGCCGATGTGGAGGGCGGCGAAGACGGCCCTGACGGCGACAAGGATGGGGACGGGGACAAGGACGACGCCGAGGCGGAGGCCGGGATTCAGTCAGCCTCGGCCGGCACGACGCCCGAAAGCGGCCACGGAGCCGGCCAGGTACCCACCCAGATCCACAACGTCAATCCGCGGCGCCTGTAA
- a CDS encoding TetR/AcrR family transcriptional regulator, which produces MTEEAMTDNDDQPTRLSRELILDTAIELIDREGLTKLTMRRLGTACGVEAMALYRYVHSRGDLLTGVVNHVVDRLYTDQLAARRQEDGWQDFLLRLGHGVRQIALDHPEVFPLVATEAPEAPWVRPPLRSLRWMETFLETLISYGFSDDAAVAAYRTYTTFLVGQLLLEVSARGVALSPDEAVLDSEPRPDTSLADYPNLRRLQPMLAEDHSTDEFEEALEALLDRIETWLDSP; this is translated from the coding sequence ATGACTGAAGAGGCGATGACTGACAACGACGATCAACCGACGCGGTTGAGCCGCGAGCTCATCCTGGACACCGCGATCGAGCTGATCGACCGCGAGGGTCTGACCAAGCTGACCATGCGCCGGCTCGGCACGGCCTGCGGTGTCGAAGCCATGGCGCTGTACCGCTATGTGCACAGCCGGGGTGACCTGTTGACCGGCGTGGTCAACCACGTCGTGGACCGCCTCTACACCGATCAGCTCGCCGCGCGCCGGCAGGAGGACGGCTGGCAGGACTTCCTGCTGCGACTGGGTCATGGTGTACGGCAGATCGCCCTTGATCATCCCGAGGTGTTCCCGCTGGTGGCGACCGAGGCGCCGGAGGCCCCCTGGGTGCGGCCGCCGCTGCGCAGCCTGCGCTGGATGGAGACCTTCCTGGAGACGCTGATCTCCTATGGGTTCAGCGATGACGCCGCCGTGGCCGCCTACCGCACGTACACCACGTTCCTGGTGGGCCAGCTGCTGCTGGAGGTGTCCGCGCGCGGTGTCGCGCTCAGCCCTGACGAGGCCGTTCTCGACAGCGAGCCCCGACCCGATACCTCGCTGGCCGATTACCCGAACCTGCGACGACTCCAACCGATGCTGGCCGAGGACCACAGCACGGACGAGTTCGAGGAAGCGTTGGAGGCCCTGCTCGACCGCATCGAAACCTGGCTGGACAGCCCCTGA
- a CDS encoding glucosyl-3-phosphoglycerate synthase, with translation MTDLLPELTDGVVGHRWLTDHSWNRPSWTIAELEAAKAGRTVSVVLPALNEEETVASVVETITPLLGGLVDELIVLDSGSTDDTEIRAVAAGARVVSREVALPEIAPQPGKGEVLWRSLAATTGDLIAFVDSDLIDPDPMFVPKLLGPLLTADGVHLVKGFYRRPLKVSGAEDANGGGRVTELVARPLLASLRPELNCVLQPLGGEYAGTRELLTSVPFAPGYGVEIGLLVDTYDRLGLDAIAQVNLGVRAHRNRPLTELASMSRQVIATLLSRCGIADSGMGLTQFYADGNDFTPRVSSVSLADRPPMMTLRPR, from the coding sequence ATGACCGACCTGCTGCCTGAACTGACCGACGGAGTGGTCGGCCACCGCTGGCTGACCGATCACAGCTGGAACCGGCCGAGCTGGACCATCGCCGAGCTCGAGGCCGCCAAGGCCGGCCGCACCGTCTCCGTGGTGCTGCCCGCCCTCAACGAGGAAGAAACCGTCGCCTCCGTCGTCGAGACCATCACCCCGCTGCTCGGCGGACTGGTCGACGAGCTGATCGTGCTCGATTCGGGCTCCACCGACGACACCGAGATCCGCGCGGTCGCCGCCGGCGCCCGCGTCGTCAGCCGGGAAGTGGCGCTGCCCGAGATCGCGCCGCAACCCGGCAAGGGTGAGGTGCTGTGGCGGTCGCTGGCTGCCACCACCGGTGACCTGATCGCGTTCGTCGACTCCGACCTGATCGACCCCGACCCGATGTTCGTGCCCAAGCTCCTGGGCCCGCTGCTCACCGCCGACGGGGTGCACCTGGTCAAGGGGTTCTACCGGCGGCCGCTCAAGGTCAGCGGCGCCGAGGACGCCAACGGCGGCGGCCGGGTCACCGAGCTGGTGGCACGCCCGCTGCTGGCCTCGCTGCGCCCCGAGCTGAACTGCGTGCTGCAACCGCTGGGCGGCGAGTACGCGGGCACCCGCGAATTGCTGACCTCGGTGCCGTTCGCCCCCGGGTACGGCGTCGAGATCGGGCTGCTGGTCGACACCTACGACCGTCTCGGCCTGGACGCCATCGCCCAGGTGAACCTGGGAGTGCGGGCACACCGCAACCGGCCGCTGACCGAGTTGGCCTCGATGAGCCGGCAGGTCATCGCGACCCTGCTGTCCCGCTGCGGGATCGCCGATTCGGGGATGGGGCTGACGCAGTTCTACGCCGACGGCAACGACTTCACCCCGCGGGTGTCATCGGTCTCCCTGGCCGACCGCCCGCCCATGATGACCCTGCGCCCGCGCTAG
- the folP gene encoding dihydropteroate synthase, with product MEGVLSTFCGRPVAGDRALIMAIVNRTPDSFYDRGATFTDEAAKAAVARVVAEGADVIDVGGVKAGPGSTVDADEEIARVVPFIEWLRSAYPDQLISVDTWRATVAKQACAAGADLINDTWAGADPGLPEVAAEFGAGLVCSHTGGAAPRTRPFRVNYGITERGVVDDVIAEVTAAAERAVATGVSRDRILIDPTHDFGKNTHHGLSLLRHVKDLVKTGWPVLMALSNKDFVGETLGVDLTERLEGTLAATALAAADGAAMFRVHEVGPTRRVLEMVASIQGVRAPARTVRGLA from the coding sequence ATGGAGGGCGTGTTGTCGACGTTCTGCGGGCGCCCGGTTGCGGGTGACCGTGCGCTGATCATGGCGATCGTCAACCGGACGCCGGACTCGTTCTACGACCGTGGGGCCACCTTCACCGACGAGGCCGCCAAGGCTGCCGTCGCCCGGGTGGTCGCCGAGGGAGCCGACGTCATCGACGTGGGCGGGGTCAAAGCCGGCCCGGGCAGCACGGTCGACGCCGACGAGGAGATCGCCCGCGTCGTGCCGTTCATCGAATGGCTGCGCAGCGCCTATCCCGACCAGTTGATCAGCGTCGACACCTGGCGCGCCACGGTCGCCAAACAAGCCTGCGCGGCCGGGGCCGACCTGATCAACGACACCTGGGCGGGTGCGGATCCGGGGCTACCCGAGGTGGCCGCCGAGTTCGGTGCCGGCCTGGTGTGCTCGCACACCGGCGGTGCGGCGCCGCGCACCCGGCCGTTCCGGGTCAACTACGGGATCACCGAACGCGGCGTCGTCGACGACGTCATCGCCGAGGTGACCGCCGCGGCCGAGCGGGCGGTAGCAACCGGCGTATCGCGCGACCGGATCCTGATCGACCCGACCCATGATTTTGGTAAAAACACTCATCACGGTCTTAGTTTGTTGCGTCACGTAAAAGATCTTGTTAAGACCGGATGGCCAGTCCTGATGGCGCTGAGCAACAAGGATTTTGTCGGGGAGACTCTGGGTGTGGATCTGACCGAACGCCTGGAGGGCACCCTGGCCGCGACGGCACTGGCCGCCGCGGACGGCGCCGCGATGTTCCGGGTACACGAGGTCGGACCCACGCGGCGCGTGCTGGAGATGGTCGCGTCGATCCAGGGAGTGCGGGCACCCGCACGAACAGTGAGGGGACTGGCATGA